The window GTACGGAGGGAAGATGGTGGTGTGCCACCCTGGTTCCAGTGATGTTGCAAAGTCCATAGATACAATGGTGTGTACCGAAAGTACCAGTGGTGTTGAGATACCGGCCAGGATTAATGACACGGTCTCGAAACGTTGCCAGGTTTTAACTGAACCTGTCCAGCCGAATGACATTACAGAGTATATACGGCGACGTAAACCTGTTGCACGGTCACGAATGGTAGCGATATCAGGTAATAAACCTGTGTACCAGAATACCAATGAAACTGAGAAGTAAGTTGATATCGCGAATACGTCCCAGATAAGCGGAGAGTTCCAGTTTACCCATAATGAGCCGTATTGATTTGGCAATGGTAATGAATAAACAGCCATCCATGGGCGGCCCATGTGCGCACCGATATAGGTGGCGGCGCAAATTACCGCAAAGATGGTCATCGCCTCGGCCGAGCGGTTGATAGAGTTACGCCAGTTTTGACGGAACAACAGCAATACTGCCGAGATAAGCGTACCGGCGTGACCAATACCTACCCACCATACGAAGCCGGTAATGTCCCAGGCCCATCCAACTGTTTTGTTTAAGCCCCAGGCACCGATTCCAAACCAGAATGTGTAGCTGATGGCAACCACCCAAAGCAGGGCACCCAATGATGCTACACTAAAACCGATCCACCAGGCCTTACCCGGCATATTTTCTACGGGGCGTAATACATCGTCAGTAATCTGACCGTAGGTGATGTTTTCACCCGTAATTAACGGTTCCCTTATTATTGATTCACTATGAGATGACATATATTTTGTTATCTGTATATAAAAAATTTAAGCCTCTAACTCTGATAAATTTCTAACCTTAACCTGGTAACCAATACCTGGCTGTACGTTTAACTCTTCAAGCACGTAGTAAGTTCTTTCGCTCTTCAATGCTTTTGAAACTTCAGAGTTAGGGTCATTCGCGTTACCGAAAACAATAGCGTTTGCAGAACAGGTTTGCTGACAGGCAACCTTGATCTCGCCATCTTTAAGCGGACGTTTTTCGATTTTGGCTTTTAACTTACCGGCCTGGATACGTTGAACGCACATTGAGCATTTTTCCATTACCCCACGGAAACGTGTAGTAACATCAGGATTTAATACCAATTGTGTGTGCTCGTTATTCAGGTAGTTATCAAAACGTGAGTCGTTCCAGTAGTTAAACCAGTTAAAGCGGCGTACTTTGTAAGGGCAGTTATTTGCGCAATAACGTGTACCTATACAACGGTTGTAAGCCATTTGGTTTAATCCTTCTGATGAGTGAACGGTTGCTAATACCGGGCAAACTGTTTCGCAAGGTGCGTGATCACAGTGTTGGCAAAGCATTGGCTGGTGAACAACCGATACATTATCAAAATTGGTAAGCTTGGCAATATCTTTCTCTTTGGTTATCGCTTCTTCGCTGTCGCCATGATCGTTAAAGCTGTAGTAACGGTCAATACGGATCCAGTGCATCTCACGACGACGTTTTACCTCGTCTTTACCTACAACCGGGATATTATTTTCGGCACTACAAGCTACAACGCAGGCGCCGCAACCGGTACAGGCGTTAAGGTCAATAGCCATAACCCAGTTATAAACGGGGCGGTCATGATCATCCCAAAGTGATGTTTTGTTGTAATCTTTATGTTCGCCCTCGTTACCGCTACCGGCAGCAGGGTTCTTTTTGTATGCTGTAAATGAAGCTTCGCGAATAACGCTCCTGCCCTCGTATGAGTGGTGGGTTTGTGTTTGCGCAAGCGGCGATATAATACCTGTTTTTTTGAAGTCGGTAAT is drawn from Mucilaginibacter ginsenosidivorax and contains these coding sequences:
- the nrfD gene encoding NrfD/PsrC family molybdoenzyme membrane anchor subunit, whose amino-acid sequence is MSSHSESIIREPLITGENITYGQITDDVLRPVENMPGKAWWIGFSVASLGALLWVVAISYTFWFGIGAWGLNKTVGWAWDITGFVWWVGIGHAGTLISAVLLLFRQNWRNSINRSAEAMTIFAVICAATYIGAHMGRPWMAVYSLPLPNQYGSLWVNWNSPLIWDVFAISTYFSVSLVFWYTGLLPDIATIRDRATGLRRRIYSVMSFGWTGSVKTWQRFETVSLILAGISTPLVLSVHTIVSMDFATSLEPGWHTTIFPPYFVAGAIFSGFAMVQTLLLVARKVLGLENYITMFHIESMNKIILLTGSIVGVAYLTELFIAFYSQAEYEQYAFMNRISGPYWWAYWSMMTCNVITPQLFWFKKIRTNIPLAWTLSIVVNIGMWFERFVIIVTSLHRDYIPSSWAMFYPTWVDVSIFIGSIGLFFTMFLLFVRVLPSVAMAEVKLILKSSSEQAKRKLLESGHVEPAEAEFYINSLGKFDSVEQSSYEKV